Proteins encoded within one genomic window of Spirochaeta isovalerica:
- the rnc gene encoding ribonuclease III produces the protein MNPIKKNIPVKTPIVSSKRRAELRLFEKQAGIRFKRVDLLNLAFIHRSYSNEYSQKIENNEKLEFLGDSVLGMVTADYLFNRLPDRVEGYLAKVKSFVVSEESLDSIARSIDVDKYLLIGKGEENSGGRQKKAILADCMEAIIGAYYLDTGYREVSKFVLRFLVPQIDKVLENRHKKDYKTMLQEYVQKKYHIYPKYTLVKKSGPDHDKTFWMEVSVNGRTFGPGEGKNKKEAEQQAAEEAFAYLSSTDSV, from the coding sequence GTGAATCCAATTAAGAAAAACATTCCTGTTAAGACACCTATTGTGTCATCAAAAAGACGAGCTGAGCTTCGTCTTTTTGAAAAACAGGCAGGCATAAGGTTCAAAAGAGTTGATCTTTTGAACCTTGCTTTTATACACCGCTCCTATTCGAACGAATACTCTCAAAAAATAGAGAATAATGAAAAACTTGAATTCCTCGGTGATTCTGTTCTCGGCATGGTCACAGCTGATTATTTGTTTAACAGACTACCCGATAGGGTGGAAGGTTATCTGGCGAAAGTAAAGTCATTTGTCGTCAGTGAGGAAAGTCTTGACAGCATTGCCCGTTCAATAGATGTAGATAAATATCTTCTCATCGGAAAAGGTGAGGAAAACTCAGGAGGACGGCAGAAGAAAGCTATCCTGGCTGATTGTATGGAAGCCATCATCGGCGCCTACTACCTCGATACCGGATACCGGGAAGTCAGTAAATTCGTTCTGCGCTTTCTCGTTCCGCAAATCGATAAAGTCCTGGAGAACAGACATAAAAAAGATTACAAAACTATGCTCCAGGAATACGTTCAGAAGAAATATCATATCTATCCCAAATACACTTTAGTCAAGAAATCCGGTCCCGATCATGACAAAACATTCTGGATGGAAGTTTCGGTAAACGGAAGAACATTCGGTCCCGGGGAAGGCAAGAATAAAAAAGAAGCTGAACAGCAGGCAGCTGAAGAAGCTTTTGCCTATCTTTCCTCTACGGATTCCGTATAA
- the acpP gene encoding acyl carrier protein, whose protein sequence is MDELFEQLKGLIADKLEVDMEKITLDSRFREDLGADSLDTYELLYAIDSEMGVSVPDERATEFEKVSDALDFIKAEKSK, encoded by the coding sequence ATGGACGAATTATTTGAACAGTTGAAAGGTCTTATTGCAGACAAACTGGAAGTGGACATGGAGAAAATCACTCTTGATTCCAGATTCAGAGAAGATCTCGGTGCCGACAGTCTCGACACATATGAGCTTCTTTATGCTATCGATTCAGAAATGGGCGTTTCCGTTCCTGATGAGAGAGCAACAGAGTTTGAAAAAGTTTCTGATGCATTAGATTTTATCAAGGCTGAAAAAAGTAAATAA
- a CDS encoding CCA tRNA nucleotidyltransferase, giving the protein MTIRVSEDLKKIASILNEKGFSCYLVGGAVRNQLLGIEEKDYDLATDALPDDIIRIFRKVIPTGIKHGTVTVLFKGEAYEVTTFRVDGKYTDGRRPDSISYTSDINEDLKRRDFTINSIAYDILNEKLIDPNNGLSDLDKKTIRAIGNPDERFQEDGLRPLRACRFAAQLNFDLENETFKAIGRNLDKFRIVSKERIYDELVKTMKARKPSTTFRLLLESGLLEIISPDLTACSGLEQREKHKLDVFEHLITTCDYCPQNDIDLRFAGLFHDIGKKDALVFNSEGIPTFHNHEIHSARKAVKIMKNLKFPNKSIQRIEHLIRHHMFNYESIWTDAGVRRFIARVGLDQIDDLLTLQKADMASMWTSDEDYDLLKELKNRIDNLTEKNQAFTIKSLNINGNDLFMDGGIPRSPVMGQILESLLELVLENPDYNDRDFLLARAREIYENYTESVEER; this is encoded by the coding sequence ATGACAATTCGCGTATCTGAAGATTTAAAAAAAATTGCCTCGATTCTCAATGAAAAAGGGTTCAGCTGTTACCTCGTGGGAGGAGCTGTAAGAAATCAGCTTCTCGGTATAGAAGAGAAAGATTACGACCTGGCTACCGATGCCCTGCCTGACGACATTATCAGAATCTTCCGCAAGGTCATTCCCACAGGAATCAAGCACGGGACGGTAACAGTCTTATTTAAAGGCGAAGCCTATGAAGTTACGACATTCAGAGTTGATGGAAAATACACTGACGGCAGACGGCCGGACTCGATAAGCTATACTTCAGATATCAATGAGGATTTAAAAAGACGGGATTTCACAATCAATTCCATAGCTTATGATATTCTCAACGAAAAGCTCATTGACCCTAACAACGGGCTCTCCGATCTTGATAAAAAAACAATAAGAGCTATAGGGAATCCCGATGAGAGGTTTCAGGAAGACGGTCTACGCCCTCTTCGCGCCTGTCGTTTTGCAGCTCAACTGAATTTTGATTTAGAAAATGAAACTTTCAAAGCAATCGGCAGAAATCTGGACAAATTCCGAATCGTATCAAAAGAACGCATTTATGACGAACTGGTGAAAACCATGAAAGCCCGGAAACCATCTACAACATTCCGTCTATTGCTGGAATCCGGATTACTGGAGATTATTTCGCCGGATCTGACAGCCTGTTCCGGCCTGGAGCAAAGAGAAAAGCACAAACTTGATGTTTTCGAGCACCTGATAACGACATGCGACTATTGTCCGCAAAATGACATTGATCTGAGATTTGCCGGATTGTTCCACGATATCGGAAAAAAAGATGCTCTTGTTTTTAATAGCGAGGGAATTCCCACTTTTCACAATCACGAAATCCATTCAGCCCGCAAAGCTGTAAAAATTATGAAAAATCTGAAATTCCCGAACAAATCCATTCAAAGAATTGAGCACCTGATAAGACATCATATGTTCAACTACGAGTCGATATGGACCGATGCGGGAGTTCGTCGGTTTATTGCCAGAGTCGGCCTTGATCAAATTGACGATCTGCTAACACTCCAGAAAGCCGATATGGCTTCCATGTGGACGTCGGATGAGGATTATGATCTGTTAAAAGAATTAAAAAACCGGATCGACAATCTGACAGAAAAAAATCAGGCTTTTACAATTAAAAGCTTGAATATAAATGGTAACGATTTATTTATGGATGGGGGAATTCCCAGAAGTCCGGTAATGGGACAGATTCTGGAAAGCTTATTAGAGCTTGTATTGGAAAATCCCGATTACAATGACAGAGATTTTCTCCTGGCCAGGGCCAGAGAGATTTACGAAAATTATACGGAATCCGTAGAGGAAAGATAG
- the rpmF gene encoding 50S ribosomal protein L32 produces MAVPKYKTSKARSRRRRSINMKMGVDTLVSCTNCGNKIMRHRVCPKCGFYRGKQVIELDEMA; encoded by the coding sequence ATGGCAGTACCTAAATATAAAACATCGAAAGCCAGAAGCAGGAGAAGAAGATCCATCAACATGAAAATGGGTGTTGACACTCTTGTATCGTGCACAAACTGTGGCAACAAAATTATGCGTCACAGAGTATGCCCCAAATGTGGTTTTTATAGAGGGAAACAGGTTATCGAGCTTGACGAGATGGCTTAA
- a CDS encoding flagellin encodes MIINHNMSAMNAQRNLGISTGSISSNMAKLSSGMRINKAGDDASGLAVSEKMRSQIRGLNQASDNAANGVSFIQATEGSLQETTDIIQRIRELAIQASNGIYSSEDRMQIQVEVSQLVDEVDRIASHAQFNGMNMLTGRFARDTGENTVTGSMWFHIGANMDQRERVFIQTMTSGSLGLRQVGSGNIMSISTADQANRNIGVLDGALRMVNKQRADLGAYQNRLEMAIKGIDVSAENMQAAESTIRDTDMAAEMVDFTKNQILSQAGNAMLAQANQQGQMVMQLLQ; translated from the coding sequence ATGATTATTAATCACAACATGAGCGCAATGAATGCTCAGAGAAATCTCGGAATCTCAACCGGCAGTATCAGCAGCAACATGGCTAAACTCTCATCGGGAATGAGAATCAACAAAGCCGGAGATGATGCTTCAGGTCTGGCCGTTTCCGAAAAAATGAGATCCCAGATCCGTGGTCTGAATCAGGCTTCGGATAACGCGGCTAACGGCGTTTCTTTTATCCAGGCAACAGAAGGGAGCCTGCAGGAAACTACGGATATCATCCAGAGAATCAGAGAACTGGCCATCCAGGCTTCCAACGGTATCTATTCTTCGGAAGATAGAATGCAGATCCAGGTTGAAGTGTCCCAGCTTGTAGACGAGGTGGACAGAATTGCTTCTCACGCCCAGTTCAACGGTATGAATATGCTGACTGGACGGTTCGCAAGAGATACTGGTGAAAACACTGTTACCGGGTCTATGTGGTTCCATATCGGTGCCAATATGGACCAGAGAGAAAGAGTTTTTATCCAGACAATGACATCCGGTTCTCTCGGTCTCAGACAGGTGGGATCAGGAAACATCATGTCTATCTCTACAGCTGATCAGGCTAATAGAAACATCGGTGTTCTCGACGGAGCCCTCCGCATGGTCAACAAGCAGAGAGCTGACCTTGGAGCCTACCAGAACAGACTGGAAATGGCGATAAAAGGTATTGATGTAAGTGCTGAAAACATGCAGGCTGCCGAGTCAACCATCAGAGATACTGATATGGCTGCCGAAATGGTAGATTTCACAAAGAACCAGATTCTCAGCCAGGCAGGAAATGCCATGTTAGCACAGGCCAACCAGCAGGGACAGATGGTAATGCAGCTTCTCCAGTAG
- the rplS gene encoding 50S ribosomal protein L19, translating to MDIIKSIESDQIKENAENFKIGDTIKVFYKIIEGKTERVQVYEGLALSLNNAGINRTVTVRKMSHGVGVERIFPINSPKIEKIEVTRRGKVRRAKLYYIRERVGKAAKVKELIKKKADQK from the coding sequence ATGGATATAATTAAATCAATTGAGTCTGATCAGATTAAAGAAAATGCTGAAAACTTTAAGATTGGCGATACAATTAAAGTTTTCTATAAGATCATTGAAGGAAAAACAGAACGTGTTCAGGTTTATGAAGGTCTGGCGCTTTCTCTCAACAATGCTGGAATCAACAGAACTGTTACAGTTAGAAAAATGTCACATGGTGTCGGCGTTGAAAGAATTTTTCCCATCAATTCTCCTAAAATTGAAAAGATCGAAGTAACCAGAAGAGGTAAAGTAAGAAGAGCCAAACTCTATTACATCCGCGAAAGAGTCGGAAAAGCCGCCAAGGTTAAAGAGCTTATCAAGAAAAAAGCTGATCAGAAGTAA
- a CDS encoding YraN family protein gives MDSRAKGREGEDLAVSYLEKKDYKILKRNFMSRTGEVDIICRTNDEIAFVEVKYWDYYDFEDLEYAINSTKRKRIVDTSRYFLVKYQQYRDFRLRYDVVFLSRRTGEIHHLINAF, from the coding sequence GTGGACAGCCGCGCAAAAGGGCGGGAAGGTGAAGATCTGGCTGTTTCTTACCTGGAAAAAAAAGACTATAAAATTCTGAAAAGAAACTTTATGTCCCGTACCGGAGAAGTCGATATTATATGTAGAACTAATGATGAAATCGCATTTGTTGAGGTGAAGTACTGGGATTATTACGATTTTGAAGATCTTGAGTATGCAATTAATAGTACTAAGAGAAAAAGAATAGTAGATACATCCCGGTATTTTCTGGTAAAGTATCAGCAATATCGCGATTTCAGACTACGCTATGATGTAGTTTTTCTGTCAAGGAGGACGGGGGAAATACATCATCTGATCAATGCTTTTTAG
- the coaD gene encoding pantetheine-phosphate adenylyltransferase, translating to MVKAVFPGTFDPPTKGHINLIKRGAALFDTLDVVIAVNTNKMPLLTPEERMELLSESVKDLSGVKVTLCNKLIVDYAVENDIKVILRGIRNVADFGYEFELSMMNKQLKSSIETIFLPTDPKYFVLRSSSIKELLNFHADISGMVPAHVEKLLKRKTGGY from the coding sequence ATGGTAAAAGCAGTATTTCCCGGAACTTTCGATCCCCCGACTAAAGGGCATATCAATCTTATTAAAAGGGGAGCGGCGCTCTTTGATACGCTGGATGTGGTTATAGCTGTCAACACGAATAAAATGCCGCTGCTGACGCCTGAGGAGCGAATGGAGCTGCTCAGTGAATCAGTTAAGGACCTGTCAGGTGTAAAAGTAACGTTGTGTAATAAGCTCATAGTCGATTATGCTGTGGAAAACGACATCAAAGTTATCCTCAGAGGTATTCGGAATGTGGCGGATTTCGGCTATGAATTTGAACTTTCCATGATGAATAAACAGTTAAAATCATCAATCGAAACGATTTTTTTACCCACAGATCCCAAGTATTTTGTATTGCGGTCTTCATCGATAAAGGAGCTTCTGAATTTTCACGCTGATATCTCTGGGATGGTTCCCGCTCACGTGGAGAAACTTTTAAAGAGAAAAACCGGCGGTTATTGA
- the rimM gene encoding ribosome maturation factor RimM (Essential for efficient processing of 16S rRNA) → MDLIAIGKIRTSHGIKGFVKVVSFSGETDHFYDLEKIILKSDRQERESVIEEVKPLGDSVILKIAGIDSPEKAKTLAGMEILVPRDNAAPLNEGEYYHADLVQCSLRYDGEIIGRVKSIIEGGGGELFEVELNSGESVLIPFRDEFIGDISIDGKLIELKEKWILG, encoded by the coding sequence ATGGATTTGATCGCGATCGGTAAGATCCGCACTTCCCATGGAATCAAAGGATTTGTCAAAGTTGTCAGTTTTTCGGGAGAGACGGATCATTTTTATGATCTGGAAAAAATTATCCTGAAATCGGATAGGCAGGAACGTGAGTCGGTTATCGAAGAGGTGAAGCCTCTAGGTGATTCTGTCATCCTTAAAATCGCCGGGATCGATTCGCCGGAAAAGGCCAAAACGCTTGCCGGAATGGAAATCCTGGTCCCCCGTGATAATGCAGCGCCTTTGAATGAGGGAGAGTATTATCACGCTGATTTGGTTCAGTGTTCCTTGCGTTATGACGGAGAGATTATCGGACGTGTGAAATCAATTATCGAAGGGGGAGGCGGAGAGCTGTTCGAAGTGGAACTAAACTCCGGAGAATCAGTTCTTATACCCTTTCGCGATGAGTTTATCGGAGATATTTCCATCGATGGAAAGCTCATCGAACTGAAAGAAAAATGGATTCTGGGATGA
- the trmD gene encoding tRNA (guanosine(37)-N1)-methyltransferase TrmD, with amino-acid sequence MKFTILSLFPEILEGFFNSSIMSRAVKNNLVEYNFVNIRDFAFDKHRTCDDAPYGGGAGMVMKAEPLAAALDSVNAGQTRTVYMSPSGKKLDQKLSLELSGEKEIVIICGRYEGIDQRIIDLYVDDEISIGDYVISSGEVAALVLVDSVYRLCEGVITKESLEEESFQNALLEYPHYTRPEVFQGRGVPDILLSGHHAKIEKWRLKKQLEKTLANRPDLLESGQLSDEAEKMLNEMVIQEEGPNGYN; translated from the coding sequence ATGAAATTTACAATTTTATCTCTGTTTCCTGAAATACTGGAAGGTTTTTTTAACAGTTCAATCATGTCGAGAGCTGTTAAGAACAATCTGGTGGAATATAATTTTGTCAACATCAGGGACTTTGCTTTCGATAAGCACAGGACCTGTGATGATGCGCCTTACGGCGGCGGTGCCGGGATGGTTATGAAAGCCGAACCCCTGGCTGCGGCTCTGGATTCGGTTAATGCCGGACAGACAAGAACCGTTTATATGTCGCCTTCGGGTAAGAAGCTCGATCAGAAGCTTTCGCTTGAGTTGTCAGGCGAGAAAGAGATTGTCATCATATGCGGTCGATACGAGGGTATTGATCAGCGTATCATCGATCTCTATGTGGATGACGAGATTTCTATCGGTGACTATGTTATATCGTCGGGAGAGGTTGCAGCTCTCGTTCTGGTTGACAGCGTATACCGGCTTTGTGAAGGTGTAATAACAAAGGAATCGCTAGAAGAGGAAAGTTTTCAGAACGCTCTTCTCGAATATCCTCATTACACCAGACCGGAAGTTTTTCAGGGACGCGGCGTTCCCGATATACTTTTATCGGGGCATCATGCTAAAATTGAAAAATGGCGGTTGAAAAAACAGCTTGAGAAAACACTCGCCAACAGACCTGATTTGCTGGAAAGCGGTCAGCTGTCGGATGAAGCTGAAAAAATGTTAAATGAAATGGTAATTCAGGAGGAAGGACCTAATGGATATAATTAA
- a CDS encoding KH domain-containing protein: MERDLVEYIAKSLVDYPDEVTVNMIEGEKSTILELRVSDDDIGKVIGKHGRIAKAVRTILSASSTRDGKRCVLEILD; encoded by the coding sequence GTGGAAAGAGATCTGGTAGAGTACATTGCTAAATCGCTTGTCGATTATCCCGATGAAGTTACGGTTAATATGATCGAAGGGGAAAAATCGACAATTCTGGAATTACGGGTATCCGATGATGATATCGGCAAAGTCATCGGAAAGCACGGCAGAATTGCCAAAGCGGTCCGGACTATCCTCAGTGCTTCGAGCACCAGGGACGGAAAGAGATGCGTTCTGGAGATTCTCGACTGA
- the ffh gene encoding signal recognition particle protein produces MLDRITDKLTDITRQFTGKNRITEKNIEDAVNEIKVALLDADVNLRVVRRFVNRTIKDATGEDVLRSVDPGQMFIKIVYDKMVDLLGDSRQDLELKGPDTVSVILLLGLQGAGKTTAAAKLAARLKKEGRNPMLAACDLVRPAAVEQLSVLGEQIGVEVYREETKNAVKVAKNALKLAKKKQYDTLIIDTAGRLQIDQDMMKEIVDVREAVNPDEALLVADAMTGQNAVEIAKAFDEEVTISGVILTKFDSDARGGAALSLKSITGKPIKFIGVGEKVEDLEPFYPDRIASRILGMGDVVSLVEKAQGVATQEEAEELQKKIISATFTLEDYLKQFQQMRKMGSVQSLVAMIPGMAGKIGDGDIDEKAIKREEAIILSMTLQERRNHRIIGPPRRKRIAAGSGTTVSEVSRLIKKFDKMRLTMKKIAKNKKLQNQLMTQMGGM; encoded by the coding sequence ATGCTAGACCGAATTACGGATAAACTGACTGACATTACCAGGCAGTTTACCGGAAAGAACCGGATAACAGAAAAGAATATAGAGGACGCTGTCAACGAAATAAAGGTGGCTCTCCTCGATGCCGATGTCAACCTCAGAGTTGTCAGACGCTTTGTTAACAGAACCATCAAGGACGCGACGGGAGAAGATGTCCTCCGTTCGGTTGATCCCGGACAGATGTTCATTAAAATCGTTTATGACAAGATGGTCGATCTGTTGGGTGACTCCCGTCAGGATCTTGAATTAAAAGGACCTGATACCGTCTCTGTTATACTTCTTCTCGGCCTGCAGGGGGCTGGTAAGACTACGGCTGCCGCCAAGCTTGCCGCCCGATTGAAGAAAGAGGGGAGAAACCCCATGCTGGCCGCCTGTGACCTGGTAAGGCCTGCTGCTGTGGAACAGCTTTCCGTTCTGGGAGAACAGATCGGTGTAGAAGTCTACAGAGAAGAAACAAAAAACGCGGTTAAAGTTGCGAAAAACGCGCTGAAACTTGCGAAGAAAAAACAATATGATACGCTGATTATCGATACGGCCGGCCGGTTGCAGATAGATCAGGACATGATGAAAGAGATCGTAGACGTCAGGGAAGCGGTGAACCCTGACGAGGCACTACTGGTCGCTGACGCCATGACCGGACAGAATGCAGTTGAAATAGCCAAAGCTTTTGATGAAGAAGTTACGATAAGCGGTGTTATTCTTACAAAATTCGACTCCGATGCCCGCGGCGGTGCTGCTCTTTCCCTCAAGAGCATCACAGGGAAACCAATAAAATTCATTGGTGTTGGTGAGAAAGTTGAAGATCTTGAGCCTTTCTATCCTGACAGGATAGCCTCCCGTATTCTCGGGATGGGCGATGTTGTCAGTCTGGTGGAGAAGGCTCAGGGAGTTGCCACGCAGGAAGAGGCGGAAGAACTTCAGAAGAAGATAATTTCCGCCACTTTTACGCTGGAAGACTACTTGAAGCAGTTCCAGCAAATGCGGAAAATGGGCAGCGTCCAGTCTCTGGTCGCCATGATTCCCGGAATGGCCGGGAAGATAGGTGATGGGGACATCGATGAAAAAGCTATTAAAAGGGAGGAAGCCATTATTTTGTCAATGACTCTTCAGGAGAGGAGAAATCACAGAATAATCGGTCCGCCCCGGAGAAAAAGAATAGCTGCGGGGAGCGGCACTACTGTTTCAGAAGTAAGCCGGCTCATTAAAAAATTCGACAAGATGCGGTTGACGATGAAGAAAATCGCAAAAAACAAGAAACTGCAGAACCAGCTCATGACACAAATGGGCGGAATGTAG
- a CDS encoding HEAT repeat domain-containing protein, whose amino-acid sequence MNIRKKAAALAGAFLFLTVLGAQDNSSEQTIEDVYLKSTVKAQIIRSQAESPDRDMKIIAIQDIEEMIQNGEVDENSIEIIDILSDLSSEGIDKKVVEGGRVVNNFSMVRKEAVRILGEIGGDTARDMILNIFKNENETMVLTEAVLALSKTGLDENGEVLDLISWTMHSQTAVTKDNTFANASLSAIQKLANDNNGLEDEKVFREIAAIADPRNGYITVVRMKALQLLDELQSYY is encoded by the coding sequence ATGAACATCAGAAAAAAGGCAGCTGCTTTAGCCGGTGCTTTCCTGTTCCTGACCGTTTTGGGAGCACAGGATAATTCTTCAGAACAGACGATTGAAGACGTTTACCTGAAGAGCACAGTCAAGGCACAGATCATCAGAAGCCAGGCTGAATCTCCCGATCGCGACATGAAGATTATAGCCATACAGGACATCGAAGAGATGATTCAGAATGGGGAAGTCGATGAGAACAGTATAGAAATAATCGATATTTTAAGCGATCTTTCTTCTGAAGGGATCGACAAAAAAGTCGTTGAGGGCGGAAGAGTCGTCAACAATTTTTCAATGGTCAGAAAAGAAGCTGTGCGGATTCTTGGTGAAATCGGCGGTGATACAGCCCGAGACATGATTCTGAATATTTTTAAAAATGAAAACGAGACAATGGTTCTGACTGAAGCCGTTCTGGCTCTATCAAAAACCGGTTTGGATGAAAATGGAGAAGTTCTGGATCTCATAAGCTGGACTATGCATTCACAAACCGCCGTTACGAAAGACAATACTTTTGCAAATGCATCTTTATCGGCTATTCAGAAATTGGCAAATGACAATAATGGCCTCGAAGATGAAAAGGTATTCAGAGAAATCGCTGCTATTGCCGATCCGAGAAACGGTTATATAACAGTCGTTAGAATGAAAGCTCTTCAATTACTTGATGAACTTCAATCTTATTACTGA
- a CDS encoding HD-GYP domain-containing protein: MNIVKVEDLQVGMEFDASVYVEDDVLLVPAGVAIREKDLHRLTQWGVEEVLTEGKPIDKTPSDVKADFEFFGLDANSDSVNFYKNAVSFLSDIFDRISKKETFNTTSIDTLAELIIKYVLEQRNETISLIICSSAGSGYAKSSLNCAILSAVIGDYLKIEESKLQNLVIGAILHDCGMLRVSKKIREKDSQLDDKELKVLRTHTLYSYQVMAKELYYPEDVSQIALQHHERWNGTGYPQGLKEQEIGLEARIVSVADAFEAMVSERPYRNSMTGYFAMKNILSDNSRRFDPKVVKAFISSMGIYPIGSIVLLSDSSIGRVTSIHGNTPLRPELMLLIDSDGTEYKDGSGLVLDLLQETNLFILKALDVKTLAGKTV, encoded by the coding sequence ATGAACATAGTAAAAGTTGAAGACTTACAGGTTGGAATGGAATTTGATGCATCGGTTTACGTCGAAGATGATGTTTTACTTGTTCCGGCAGGTGTTGCCATTCGGGAAAAAGACCTGCACAGGCTGACTCAGTGGGGAGTAGAGGAAGTTCTTACCGAAGGTAAGCCCATTGATAAAACACCTTCTGACGTAAAAGCAGATTTTGAATTTTTCGGCCTCGATGCCAATAGCGATTCTGTTAATTTCTATAAAAACGCCGTTTCCTTTCTCTCCGATATATTTGATCGCATTTCCAAAAAAGAAACATTTAATACAACATCAATCGATACGCTTGCTGAGTTGATTATCAAGTATGTTCTGGAACAGAGAAATGAGACTATCAGCCTTATTATATGTTCAAGCGCGGGCAGTGGTTATGCTAAAAGCAGTTTGAACTGTGCCATTCTTTCTGCGGTAATCGGCGATTATCTGAAAATTGAAGAATCAAAGCTGCAGAATCTGGTTATAGGGGCAATATTACATGATTGCGGAATGCTACGTGTCTCGAAAAAGATCAGGGAAAAGGACTCCCAGCTGGATGATAAGGAACTGAAGGTTCTGAGAACCCATACACTTTATTCATATCAGGTCATGGCAAAAGAGCTCTATTATCCGGAAGATGTTTCCCAGATCGCTCTGCAGCACCATGAGAGATGGAATGGAACCGGATATCCTCAAGGTCTGAAGGAACAGGAAATCGGTCTGGAAGCCCGGATAGTCTCGGTTGCTGATGCTTTTGAGGCTATGGTTTCTGAAAGGCCTTACAGGAACTCAATGACCGGATATTTTGCTATGAAAAATATCCTGAGCGATAATTCGCGAAGATTCGATCCCAAAGTTGTAAAAGCCTTCATTTCCAGTATGGGAATATACCCTATAGGCAGTATTGTTCTTCTCAGTGACTCAAGCATCGGCCGTGTTACTTCCATACATGGCAACACACCTCTAAGACCGGAGCTCATGCTTCTCATTGATTCGGACGGAACCGAGTACAAGGATGGTTCAGGTCTCGTGCTGGATCTCCTTCAGGAAACGAATCTCTTCATTCTCAAAGCTCTTGATGTCAAGACTCTCGCCGGAAAGACTGTTTAG
- the rpsP gene encoding 30S ribosomal protein S16, producing the protein MSVKIRLKRVGAKKRPYYRIVVMDSRTARDGRAIDEVGYYHPIEAEDKQVVLKEEKIRDWFAKGARPTDTVKRLLNKKGITLK; encoded by the coding sequence GTGAGTGTAAAAATCAGACTTAAGAGAGTAGGCGCTAAAAAGAGACCTTACTATAGAATCGTTGTTATGGATTCAAGAACAGCAAGAGACGGAAGAGCAATCGATGAAGTCGGTTACTATCACCCCATCGAAGCTGAAGACAAACAGGTTGTTCTTAAAGAAGAAAAAATCAGAGACTGGTTTGCAAAAGGCGCCAGACCCACAGATACCGTTAAGAGACTTCTCAACAAAAAAGGTATCACCCTTAAATAA